In the genome of Kitasatospora cathayae, one region contains:
- a CDS encoding RelA/SpoT family protein gives MTIEAGQPPLAGRPTSARQAGARRPLGELGRAALGRAGRAALLATGRPPVPDALEPLVRVHRQHHPQADLALLARAYRLAEASHRGQKRKSGEPYITHPLAVTMILAQLGAGTTTLVASLLHDTVEDTELTLDQVGAGFGPEVAYLVDGVTKLEKVDFGAAAEAETFRKMLVATGDDVRVMVIKLADRLHNMRTIRHMKPASQVRIAKVTRDVLIPLAERLGIQVLKAELEDIVFATLHPEEHARTRALMAAHEAEPDTLLEPFARQLARQLAETGVAAEVTVRPRHCVSLHRVLLKRAAAPGPDGQPQRPQPADFGRLLVVVEENADCYAVLGELHTCWTPLPGEFKDFVAAPKFNLYQSLHTAVALDGEVVEVLVRSRRMHEVAETGVVALGDPSRSGAAQDADELDRTDPARPGWLSRLLEWQQETPDPDAFWSALTADLAGDREITVVTESGETLQLRAGASCVDAAYLLGEETGHRCIGARVNGRLTALSTVLQDGDVLAVLTESLPAGGGPRGAEPSGPSPEWLAHVRTPAARLAIERWLADHPARLPVVRTGPAGGQPAPPAHPAGERRAAPVAVVGRPGATVRLARCCTPVPPDEVAGYPIRGGAVAVHRTGCPAGQRLRADGRAELEVRWQPADGPAAGHRATLLRATLRAEALNRPRLLADLTAAISAEGVGIVSAEVEPPQELRVRHTYTVELPEPGALPALMRAMLKVSGVYDVSRPHAPEGTQTRHSGGNGGDRPVPGMGPSWGMHGRATAFSGQRSSGGTQGPPPRQSTDQRTE, from the coding sequence ATGACCATCGAAGCCGGGCAGCCCCCTCTCGCGGGGCGGCCGACGAGCGCACGGCAGGCCGGGGCCAGGCGGCCCCTGGGAGAGCTCGGCCGGGCCGCCCTCGGCCGGGCGGGGCGGGCCGCGTTACTGGCCACCGGGCGCCCGCCCGTGCCGGACGCCCTGGAGCCGCTGGTCCGGGTCCACCGGCAGCACCATCCGCAGGCGGACCTCGCCCTGCTGGCCCGGGCCTACCGGCTGGCCGAGGCCAGCCACCGCGGCCAGAAACGCAAGAGCGGTGAGCCGTACATCACCCATCCGCTGGCCGTCACCATGATCCTGGCCCAACTCGGCGCCGGGACGACCACCCTGGTCGCCTCGCTGCTCCACGACACGGTCGAGGACACCGAGTTGACGCTGGACCAGGTGGGTGCCGGGTTCGGGCCCGAAGTCGCCTATCTGGTCGACGGGGTGACGAAGCTGGAGAAGGTCGACTTCGGCGCCGCCGCCGAGGCCGAGACCTTCCGCAAGATGCTGGTCGCCACCGGGGACGACGTCCGGGTGATGGTGATCAAGCTCGCCGACCGGCTGCACAACATGCGCACCATCCGGCACATGAAGCCGGCCAGCCAGGTGCGGATCGCCAAGGTCACCCGGGACGTGCTGATCCCGCTGGCCGAGCGGCTCGGCATCCAGGTGCTCAAGGCGGAGTTGGAGGACATCGTCTTCGCCACCCTGCACCCCGAGGAGCACGCCCGCACCCGCGCCCTGATGGCCGCTCACGAGGCCGAGCCGGACACCCTGCTGGAGCCCTTCGCCCGGCAGCTGGCCCGCCAGCTGGCCGAGACCGGGGTCGCCGCCGAGGTGACCGTCCGGCCCCGGCACTGCGTCTCGCTGCACCGGGTGCTGCTCAAGCGGGCCGCCGCGCCCGGGCCGGACGGGCAGCCGCAGCGGCCGCAGCCGGCCGACTTCGGGCGGCTGCTGGTGGTGGTCGAGGAGAACGCCGACTGCTACGCGGTGCTCGGCGAGCTGCACACCTGCTGGACGCCGCTGCCCGGGGAGTTCAAGGACTTCGTCGCCGCCCCCAAGTTCAACCTGTACCAGTCGCTGCACACCGCCGTGGCGCTGGACGGCGAGGTGGTCGAGGTGCTGGTCCGGAGCCGGCGGATGCACGAGGTGGCCGAGACCGGGGTGGTCGCGCTCGGCGACCCGTCCCGGAGCGGCGCCGCCCAGGACGCCGACGAGCTGGACCGCACCGATCCGGCCCGGCCCGGCTGGCTCAGCCGGCTGCTGGAGTGGCAGCAGGAGACCCCCGACCCGGACGCCTTCTGGTCCGCGCTCACCGCCGACCTGGCCGGCGACCGCGAGATCACCGTGGTGACGGAGAGTGGTGAAACGCTTCAGCTCAGGGCCGGGGCCAGCTGCGTGGACGCCGCCTACCTGCTCGGCGAGGAGACCGGCCACCGATGTATCGGCGCCCGGGTCAACGGCCGGCTGACCGCGCTGTCCACCGTGCTGCAGGACGGTGACGTGCTCGCGGTGCTCACCGAGAGCCTCCCGGCCGGTGGCGGCCCGCGCGGCGCCGAACCCTCCGGCCCGTCGCCGGAGTGGCTGGCGCACGTCCGCACCCCCGCCGCCCGGCTGGCCATCGAGCGCTGGCTGGCCGACCACCCGGCCCGCCTGCCGGTGGTGCGCACCGGCCCGGCCGGCGGCCAGCCCGCCCCGCCCGCGCACCCGGCGGGCGAGCGCCGGGCCGCGCCGGTCGCGGTGGTCGGCCGGCCGGGGGCGACGGTGCGACTGGCCCGCTGCTGCACGCCCGTCCCCCCGGACGAGGTGGCCGGCTACCCGATCCGCGGCGGCGCGGTGGCCGTGCACCGCACCGGCTGCCCCGCCGGGCAGCGGCTGCGCGCGGACGGGCGCGCCGAGCTGGAGGTCCGCTGGCAGCCGGCGGACGGCCCTGCGGCCGGCCACCGGGCCACCCTGCTGCGGGCCACCCTGCGGGCCGAGGCGCTGAACCGGCCCCGGCTGCTCGCCGACCTCACCGCGGCGATCTCCGCCGAGGGCGTCGGCATCGTCTCCGCCGAGGTCGAACCGCCGCAGGAACTGCGGGTCCGGCACACCTACACCGTCGAACTGCCCGAACCGGGCGCGCTGCCGGCCCTGATGCGGGCGATGCTCAAGGTCTCCGGGGTGTACGACGTGAGCCGCCCGCACGCCCCCGAGGGGACCCAGACCCGGCACTCCGGCGGAAATGGGGGTGACCGGCCCGTGCCGGGCATGGGACCATCATGGGGAATGCACGGCCGGGCCACGGCGTTCTCAGGGCAGAGGAGCTCTGGCGGGACCCAAGGGCCCCCACCACGGCAATCCACCGACCAAAGGACAGAATGA
- the dapF gene encoding diaminopimelate epimerase, with amino-acid sequence MSASSPQRAGLPFFKGHGTQNDFVIVPDPDGVLEIGPEAVAALCDRRAGIGGDGLLRVVRAAADPAAADLADRAEWFMDYRNSDGSIAEMCGNGLRVFARFLVEAGLAKPGELAIATRSGVLTAKVAEDAEDGTPGEVTIDMGRARLPGPDGIEVAVGERRWPALNVNMGNPHAVAFVESLDHAGSLFTAPLTSPEGVYPEGVNVEFVVDRGPRHVAMRVHERGSGETRSCGTGACAVAVAAIRRDGADPAVTGEAVSYTVDVLGGRLVITEHPDGRVEMTGPAVIVAEGRLDGRWWESLSQGLSEKRWR; translated from the coding sequence GTGAGCGCATCCTCTCCCCAGCGGGCCGGTCTCCCCTTCTTCAAGGGCCACGGCACCCAGAACGACTTCGTGATCGTGCCGGACCCGGACGGCGTGCTGGAGATCGGCCCGGAGGCCGTCGCCGCGCTGTGCGACCGGCGGGCCGGCATCGGTGGCGACGGGCTGCTGCGGGTGGTCCGCGCCGCCGCCGACCCGGCCGCCGCGGACCTGGCCGACCGGGCCGAGTGGTTCATGGACTACCGCAACTCCGACGGCAGCATCGCCGAGATGTGCGGCAACGGTCTGCGGGTCTTCGCCCGATTCCTGGTCGAGGCCGGCCTGGCGAAGCCCGGCGAGCTGGCGATCGCCACCCGCTCCGGGGTGCTCACCGCGAAGGTCGCCGAGGACGCCGAGGACGGCACGCCCGGCGAGGTCACCATCGACATGGGCCGCGCCCGACTGCCCGGACCGGACGGCATCGAGGTCGCGGTCGGCGAGCGGCGCTGGCCCGCCCTGAACGTCAACATGGGCAACCCGCACGCGGTGGCCTTCGTGGAGAGCCTGGACCACGCCGGGAGCCTCTTCACCGCTCCGCTCACCAGCCCCGAGGGCGTCTACCCGGAAGGCGTCAACGTCGAGTTCGTGGTGGACCGCGGCCCGCGGCACGTCGCGATGCGGGTGCACGAGCGCGGCTCGGGCGAGACCCGCTCCTGCGGCACCGGCGCCTGCGCCGTCGCGGTGGCGGCCATCCGCCGGGACGGCGCGGACCCGGCGGTGACCGGCGAGGCGGTCTCGTACACCGTGGACGTGCTGGGCGGCCGCCTGGTCATCACCGAGCACCCGGACGGCCGGGTGGAGATGACCGGGCCGGCGGTGATCGTGGCCGAGGGGCGGCTGGACGGGCGCTGGTGGGAGTCGCTGAGCCAGGGCTTGTCTGAGAAGCGCTGGCGCTGA
- the miaA gene encoding tRNA (adenosine(37)-N6)-dimethylallyltransferase MiaA: protein MSSSRVISIVGATAAGKSDLAVAIARSLGGEVINTDSMQLYRGMDIGTAKLTMDERGGVPHHLLDVWDVTEAASVAEYQRLARAEIDRLLAAGRTPVLVGGSGLYVRAAIDEMEFPGTDPEVRARLEAELEQAGPYALHRRLAELDPAAAEAILTGNGRRIVRALEVIEITGQPFTANLPSNTAVYEAVQIGVAVPRPELDERITLRVDRMWQAGLLDEVRELEKAGLREGRTASRALGYQQVLDHFAGECTEDEARAETVRATKRFARRQESWFRRDDRIHWLSRPAGTDPVELLEHSLELIGGQGVPAA from the coding sequence GTGAGCAGCTCCCGTGTGATCAGCATCGTCGGCGCGACCGCCGCCGGAAAGTCCGACCTGGCCGTCGCCATCGCCCGCAGCCTCGGCGGCGAGGTGATCAACACCGACTCGATGCAGCTGTACCGGGGCATGGACATCGGCACCGCCAAGCTGACCATGGACGAGCGCGGGGGAGTGCCGCACCACCTGCTGGACGTCTGGGACGTCACCGAGGCGGCCAGCGTCGCCGAGTACCAGCGACTGGCCCGGGCCGAGATCGACCGGCTGCTCGCGGCCGGGCGCACCCCCGTCCTGGTCGGTGGCTCCGGCCTGTACGTCCGGGCCGCGATCGACGAGATGGAGTTCCCCGGCACCGACCCCGAGGTGCGCGCCCGGCTGGAGGCCGAACTGGAGCAGGCCGGCCCGTACGCGCTGCACCGGCGGCTGGCCGAGTTGGACCCGGCGGCCGCCGAGGCGATCCTGACCGGCAACGGGCGGCGGATCGTCCGCGCACTGGAGGTCATCGAGATCACCGGGCAGCCGTTCACCGCCAACCTGCCGAGCAACACCGCGGTGTACGAGGCGGTGCAGATCGGCGTCGCCGTCCCGCGCCCCGAACTGGACGAGCGGATCACGCTGCGGGTCGACCGGATGTGGCAGGCCGGGCTGCTGGACGAGGTGCGGGAGCTGGAGAAGGCCGGACTGCGGGAGGGCCGGACCGCCTCCCGGGCGCTCGGCTACCAGCAGGTGCTCGACCACTTCGCCGGCGAGTGCACCGAGGACGAGGCGAGGGCCGAGACCGTCCGGGCCACCAAGCGCTTCGCCCGCCGTCAGGAGTCCTGGTTCCGCCGGGACGACCGCATCCACTGGCTCTCCCGACCGGCCGGCACCGACCCGGTCGAGCTGCTGGAACACTCCCTGGAACTGATCGGTGGTCAGGGAGTTCCGGCCGCATAG
- a CDS encoding antitoxin — MGLMDKFKGKAEELKEKASELAGKHSDQIEHIVDKAGDAIDKATKGKYSEKIEHGAGKAKDAVGDFAHKPKPGGEGQTPQPPQP, encoded by the coding sequence ATGGGTCTGATGGACAAATTCAAGGGCAAGGCCGAGGAGCTCAAGGAGAAGGCCAGCGAGCTGGCGGGCAAGCACAGCGACCAGATCGAGCACATCGTGGACAAGGCCGGCGACGCGATCGACAAGGCCACCAAGGGCAAGTACAGCGAGAAGATCGAGCACGGCGCCGGCAAGGCCAAGGACGCGGTCGGCGACTTCGCCCACAAGCCGAAGCCGGGCGGCGAGGGGCA